The Pseudomonadota bacterium DNA segment GTGCCCGCAGGGTCATTTCCGAAGTTGACCGGCTGGAAGCGGGCAGCGCCTTCGCCCGGACACCCCTGGTTGTCCAACTGATCGGCAACAGCGCTGACAGTCTCGGGCTGGCGGCAGAATCAGCCCGGCAGGCCGGTGCTACGCACCTCAACATCAATCTCGGCTGCCCCTATGGCAGGATGAACGCCGGTTCGGCCGGCGGCGCATTGCTCAAGAACCCTGAAGGTCTCGCGGAAAAACTGCTGGCGATCAGAAATCGCTGCGCCGGCACCTTCTCGGTGAAGGTGCGCTCCGGCTACGACGATCCGGAGCAGATCTTCTCCCTGCTGCCGATTTTCGAAGAGTGCAGGGTCGATTTTCTGATTATCCACCCCCGGACCGTCCTGCAGAAATTCCGCGGCCGGGCCGACCACGAAATCACCGCCAGAATCGTCGAAAGCACCTCGCTGCCGGTCATTGCCAATGGTGATGTGGTCACCGCGGCAGAGGGAAAGCGCCTTCTGGAACAGACCGGAGCTGCCGGGCTGATGCTCGGCCGAGGCGCCATCCGCGACCCGATGCTCTTCCAGAGGCTGCGGGGCCTGGCGCCGGAAATCCCGGAGATGTCCGAGCGAATCGGTGAACTGCGCTACTATCTGCAGGAACTCGCATCCCGATATCATCAT contains these protein-coding regions:
- a CDS encoding tRNA-dihydrouridine synthase family protein, with amino-acid sequence MLAPMQGLTNRALRSLFIEWVNPDVVFTEFVRVRPTGARRVISEVDRLEAGSAFARTPLVVQLIGNSADSLGLAAESARQAGATHLNINLGCPYGRMNAGSAGGALLKNPEGLAEKLLAIRNRCAGTFSVKVRSGYDDPEQIFSLLPIFEECRVDFLIIHPRTVLQKFRGRADHEITARIVESTSLPVIANGDVVTAAEGKRLLEQTGAAGLMLGRGAIRDPMLFQRLRGLAPEIPEMSERIGELRYYLQELASRYHHIFQGDAQVLNKIKTVVNLLREDDDLSRPVRKLLRAGKLENFMALVNTLS